In one Pseudomonas hydrolytica genomic region, the following are encoded:
- a CDS encoding DUF748 domain-containing protein, with protein MPKGLKRALSALLITLFLYSLIGFLILPGVALRIANQQLAQLATVPASLQRLQLNPFSLELSLWGLRIGDAEQEHLGFQRLYANLELDSLWSGALHLAQVELDGARTEVLFAKDGTLNLTQLFRLPESSAQNEDSDSEPFPLRIDNLHLREKALHFQDLRPSEPVEFAYDALDVELHNLSTLAGDNARMTLTARGPYGGHVDWQGQVSLSPLTSSGSLQITDGRLRAFWPYVRDALPLVLKEGEVDLSSDYRLDLSKGTELQLSKIKVQLAPFAIDDPSGKPLVRLQRLDIDNSSLDLAKQQVVIGQVRSQGLEAWAAREADGQLDWQKLFAKPDAAESEAPKPAASPGESKPWQVLLQDVQLRDYKAHLADRVPQQEVAVDVGPLNLDLKNFDSLGDKPFELRLDSGLGRQGKLQASGTVQLSPTSAQLKVATQDIDLRLAQAYLSPFIRLELRSGLLGSDLDVQLKSTEPLALSVSGNARVDQLHTLDTLRERDFVRWKQVRVNGLDYRHGQSLAIERVELDQPYARFVINENLTTNVSELIVPQPATPNESKADAGKPLAIRIGGVAINDGSANFADFSLTPSFATAIQQMNGRIGVLDNQKPQAASVDIQGKVDRYAPMSIKGKLTPFDPLNSLDIATSFKNVELTTITPYSGKFAGYRIRKGRLNLDLHYRIEKGQLNAENKVLVENLQLGERVDSPDAVDLPIRLAVALLKDTQGRISIELPVQGDLNNPEFSVMPIVWQTLRNLVLRAAQAPFKFIAGLVGGSDVDLSTVPFSAGSAQLEGDARQALDTLAKALQERPNLRLEVEGQSAQGADGPLLAEQRLQREFREGWYKVLQRRGDKVPASPDELEVGEDEQAALLEGIYRTRLKQQPPAEWAALDEKLRAQNMREAVLDSWAQSKLLLRQLAQQRAATIKDYLVEQGGLYDERIYLIDVNLGEPEADGRVLTALHLDSQ; from the coding sequence ATGCCCAAAGGACTGAAGCGCGCGCTGAGCGCCCTGTTGATCACCCTTTTCCTCTACAGCCTGATCGGCTTTCTGATTCTGCCGGGCGTGGCCCTGCGCATCGCCAATCAGCAACTGGCGCAGCTCGCCACGGTGCCCGCGTCGCTGCAGCGACTGCAGCTCAACCCGTTCAGCCTCGAACTCAGCCTCTGGGGCCTGCGCATCGGCGATGCCGAGCAGGAACATCTGGGCTTCCAGCGTCTGTACGCCAATCTCGAGCTGGACAGCCTGTGGAGCGGCGCACTGCACCTGGCGCAGGTGGAACTCGATGGCGCCCGCACCGAGGTGCTGTTCGCCAAGGACGGCACGCTGAACCTGACGCAGCTGTTCCGCCTGCCGGAAAGCTCGGCGCAGAACGAGGACAGCGACAGCGAGCCTTTCCCGCTGCGCATCGACAACCTTCACCTGCGCGAGAAGGCGCTGCACTTCCAGGACCTGCGCCCCAGCGAGCCGGTGGAATTCGCCTACGATGCGCTGGATGTGGAGCTGCACAACCTCAGCACCCTGGCTGGCGACAACGCCAGGATGACGCTCACCGCACGTGGCCCGTACGGCGGGCATGTCGACTGGCAGGGTCAGGTCAGCCTGAGCCCGCTCACCTCCAGCGGCAGCCTGCAGATCACCGACGGCCGCCTGCGCGCCTTCTGGCCCTACGTGCGCGACGCCCTGCCGCTGGTGCTCAAGGAGGGTGAGGTCGATCTCAGCAGCGACTACCGACTGGACCTGTCCAAGGGCACCGAACTGCAGCTGAGCAAGATCAAGGTGCAGTTGGCCCCCTTCGCCATCGACGATCCGTCGGGCAAGCCGCTGGTACGCCTGCAACGCCTGGATATCGACAACAGCAGCCTCGATCTGGCCAAACAACAGGTGGTGATCGGCCAGGTACGCAGCCAGGGCCTGGAGGCCTGGGCGGCACGTGAGGCCGACGGCCAGCTGGACTGGCAGAAGCTGTTCGCCAAACCCGACGCCGCCGAGAGCGAAGCGCCCAAGCCCGCGGCGTCGCCCGGCGAGAGCAAGCCCTGGCAGGTGCTGCTGCAGGATGTACAGCTGCGTGACTACAAGGCCCACCTGGCCGACCGCGTACCGCAGCAGGAAGTGGCCGTGGATGTCGGCCCGCTGAACCTCGACCTGAAGAACTTCGACAGCCTCGGCGACAAGCCTTTCGAGCTCAGGCTCGATAGCGGCCTGGGCAGGCAGGGCAAATTGCAGGCGTCGGGTACGGTGCAACTGAGCCCGACCAGCGCACAGCTCAAGGTCGCCACCCAGGACATCGACCTGCGCCTGGCGCAGGCCTATCTGAGCCCCTTCATTCGCCTCGAACTGCGCAGCGGCCTGCTCGGCAGCGACCTCGACGTGCAGCTCAAGAGCACCGAGCCCTTGGCGCTCAGCGTCAGCGGCAACGCCAGGGTCGATCAGCTGCACACCCTCGATACCCTGCGCGAACGCGATTTCGTGCGCTGGAAGCAGGTGCGAGTCAACGGTCTCGACTATCGACATGGCCAAAGTCTGGCCATCGAACGCGTCGAACTGGATCAGCCCTATGCGCGCTTCGTGATCAACGAGAACCTGACCACCAACGTCAGCGAACTGATCGTGCCGCAACCGGCGACACCGAACGAGAGCAAGGCGGATGCCGGCAAGCCTTTGGCGATCCGCATCGGCGGCGTGGCCATCAATGACGGCTCGGCCAACTTCGCCGACTTCAGCCTGACGCCCAGCTTCGCCACCGCCATTCAGCAGATGAACGGGCGCATCGGCGTGCTCGACAACCAGAAGCCGCAAGCGGCCAGCGTGGACATCCAGGGCAAGGTGGACCGCTACGCGCCGATGAGCATCAAGGGCAAGCTGACGCCTTTCGATCCGCTCAACAGCCTGGATATCGCCACCAGCTTCAAGAACGTCGAGCTGACCACCATCACCCCCTATTCCGGCAAGTTCGCCGGCTACCGCATCCGCAAGGGTCGTCTCAACCTGGACCTGCACTACCGTATCGAGAAGGGCCAGCTCAACGCCGAGAACAAGGTGCTGGTGGAAAACCTGCAGTTGGGCGAGCGAGTCGACAGCCCGGACGCGGTCGATCTGCCGATTCGCCTGGCGGTCGCCCTGCTCAAGGACACCCAGGGCCGCATATCCATCGAACTGCCGGTACAGGGCGACCTCAACAACCCCGAATTCAGCGTCATGCCCATCGTCTGGCAGACGCTGCGCAACCTCGTGCTGCGCGCCGCGCAGGCGCCGTTCAAGTTCATCGCCGGCCTGGTTGGCGGCAGCGACGTCGACCTCAGCACCGTGCCCTTCTCGGCCGGCTCGGCGCAGTTGGAAGGCGACGCCCGCCAGGCCCTCGACACCCTGGCCAAGGCGCTGCAGGAGCGCCCGAATCTGCGTCTGGAGGTGGAAGGCCAGAGCGCACAGGGCGCCGACGGCCCGCTGCTGGCCGAACAGCGCCTGCAACGCGAATTCCGCGAGGGCTGGTACAAGGTGCTGCAGCGCCGTGGCGACAAGGTTCCGGCCAGCCCCGACGAACTGGAAGTGGGCGAAGACGAGCAGGCCGCCCTGCTCGAAGGCATCTACCGTACTCGCCTCAAGCAGCAGCCGCCGGCCGAGTGGGCCGCGCTCGACGAAAAGCTGCGCGCGCAGAACATGCGCGAGGCGGTGCTGGACTCCTGGGCGCAGAGCAAGCTGCTGCTGCGCCAACTGGCTCAGCAACGCGCTGCAACCATCAAGGATTACCTGGTCGAGCAGGGTGGGCTGTACGATGAGCGCATCTACCTGATCGACGTCAACCTGGGTGAGCCCGAAGCCGATGGGCGCGTACTCACCGCTCTGCATCTGGACAGCCAATGA
- the truB gene encoding tRNA pseudouridine(55) synthase TruB, with product MAQVKRIRRKVDGIILLDKPRGFTSNAALQKVRWLLNAEKAGHTGSLDPLATGVLPLCFGEATKFSQYLLDADKGYETVAQLGVTTTTGDAEGEVLERRPVTVGRPEIEALLPRFRGEIKQIPPMYSALKKDGQPLYKLARAGEVVEREARSVTIARLELLALEGEQARLSVDCSKGTYIRTLVEDLGQLLGCGAHVAELRRTKAGPFELARTVTLEELEAVHAEGGSEALDRFLQPVDSGLLDWPLLQFSEHSAFYWLQGQPVRAPEAPKFGMVRVQDHNGRFIGIGEVSDDGRIAPRRLIYTGA from the coding sequence GTGGCGCAGGTCAAACGTATTCGCCGCAAGGTCGACGGCATCATCCTGCTCGACAAGCCGCGCGGCTTTACCTCCAACGCGGCCCTGCAGAAGGTGCGCTGGCTGCTCAATGCAGAGAAGGCCGGGCATACCGGCAGCCTCGATCCGCTGGCAACCGGCGTGCTGCCGCTGTGTTTCGGCGAGGCGACCAAGTTTTCCCAGTACCTGCTCGATGCCGACAAGGGCTACGAGACCGTGGCGCAACTGGGCGTGACCACCACCACCGGCGACGCCGAAGGTGAGGTGCTCGAGCGACGCCCGGTGACCGTTGGTCGCCCTGAAATCGAGGCCCTGTTGCCGCGTTTTCGTGGAGAAATCAAACAGATACCTCCAATGTATTCGGCCCTGAAGAAGGACGGCCAGCCGCTGTACAAGCTGGCCCGTGCAGGCGAAGTAGTGGAGCGCGAAGCGCGTTCTGTTACTATTGCGCGCTTGGAATTGCTGGCCCTCGAAGGCGAGCAGGCGCGTCTGTCCGTGGACTGCAGCAAGGGGACCTACATTCGTACCCTGGTCGAGGACCTCGGCCAATTGCTCGGTTGTGGCGCACACGTCGCCGAGCTGCGTCGAACCAAGGCCGGTCCCTTCGAGCTGGCGCGTACCGTGACCCTGGAAGAGCTGGAGGCGGTGCACGCCGAAGGTGGCAGCGAAGCGCTCGATCGCTTCCTGCAGCCGGTCGACAGCGGTTTGCTGGACTGGCCGCTGCTGCAGTTTTCCGAGCACAGCGCGTTCTACTGGTTGCAGGGGCAACCGGTACGGGCACCGGAAGCGCCGAAGTTCGGCATGGTGCGCGTGCAGGATCACAATGGTCGCTTCATCGGCATCGGTGAAGTGAGCGACGACGGGCGCATTGCCCCGCGTCGATTGATTTATACCGGTGCGTAG
- the rpsO gene encoding 30S ribosomal protein S15 — MALSVEEKAQIVNEYKQAEGDTGSPEVQVALLTANINKLQGHFKANGKDHHSRRGLIRMVNQRRKLLDYLKGKDTTRYSALIGRLGLRR, encoded by the coding sequence ATGGCACTCAGCGTTGAAGAAAAAGCCCAGATCGTAAACGAGTACAAGCAAGCTGAAGGCGACACCGGTAGCCCGGAAGTGCAGGTAGCCCTGCTGACCGCCAACATCAACAAGCTGCAAGGCCACTTCAAGGCCAACGGTAAGGACCACCACAGCCGTCGTGGTCTGATCCGTATGGTTAACCAGCGTCGTAAGCTGCTGGACTACCTGAAGGGCAAGGACACCACTCGTTACAGCGCCCTGATCGGTCGCCTGGGCCTGCGTCGTTAA
- a CDS encoding acetyl-CoA C-acetyltransferase, translated as MQDVVIVAATRTAIGSFQGSLAEIPAPELGAIVIKRLLEQTGLDAAQVDEVILGQVLTAGSGQNPARQAAIRAGLPHAVPAMTLNKVCGSGLKALHLATQAIRCGDAEVIIAGGMENMSLAPYVLPKARTGLRMGHAQLQDSMILDGLWDAFNDYHMGITAENLVEKYGISREAQDAFSAESQRKAVAAIESGRFDTEITPVLIPQRKGDPVAFARDEQPRAGTTAESLAKLKPAFKKDGSVTAGNASSLNDGAAAVLLMSASKAQSLGLPVLAKIAGYANAGVDPAIMGIAPVSATRRCLDKAGWSLADLDLIEANEAFAAQALSVGQELGWDADKVNVNGGAIALGHPIGASGCRVLVTLLHEMIRRDAKKGLATLCIGGGQGVALAIERN; from the coding sequence ATGCAAGACGTCGTCATCGTCGCCGCCACCCGCACCGCCATCGGCAGCTTCCAGGGCAGCCTGGCGGAGATTCCCGCGCCCGAACTCGGCGCCATCGTCATCAAGCGCCTGCTGGAGCAGACCGGCCTCGATGCCGCCCAGGTCGATGAAGTCATCCTCGGCCAGGTGCTCACTGCTGGCTCCGGGCAGAACCCTGCACGCCAGGCCGCCATCCGCGCCGGCCTGCCCCATGCCGTACCGGCCATGACCCTGAACAAGGTCTGCGGCTCGGGCCTCAAGGCCCTGCACCTGGCCACCCAGGCCATTCGCTGCGGCGATGCCGAGGTGATCATCGCCGGCGGCATGGAAAACATGAGCCTGGCACCCTACGTGCTGCCCAAGGCGCGCACCGGCCTGCGCATGGGCCACGCCCAGTTGCAGGACAGCATGATCCTCGACGGCCTGTGGGATGCCTTCAACGATTACCACATGGGCATCACCGCCGAAAATCTGGTGGAGAAATACGGCATCAGCCGTGAAGCCCAGGACGCCTTCTCCGCCGAGTCGCAGCGCAAAGCCGTGGCCGCTATCGAGTCCGGTCGTTTCGACACAGAAATCACCCCGGTACTGATTCCACAGCGCAAGGGCGATCCTGTCGCCTTCGCCCGTGATGAGCAGCCGCGCGCCGGCACCACCGCCGAATCCCTGGCCAAGCTCAAGCCGGCGTTCAAAAAGGACGGCAGCGTCACCGCCGGCAACGCCTCCAGCCTCAACGACGGCGCCGCTGCCGTGCTGCTGATGAGCGCGAGCAAGGCGCAATCGCTGGGCCTGCCGGTGCTGGCGAAGATTGCCGGCTACGCCAATGCCGGCGTCGACCCGGCGATCATGGGTATCGCCCCGGTGTCGGCCACCCGCCGCTGCCTGGACAAGGCCGGCTGGAGCCTGGCCGATCTGGACCTGATCGAAGCCAACGAGGCCTTTGCTGCGCAGGCATTGTCGGTTGGCCAGGAGCTGGGCTGGGATGCCGACAAAGTCAACGTCAACGGCGGCGCCATCGCTCTGGGTCACCCCATTGGCGCCTCGGGCTGCCGCGTGCTGGTGACCCTGCTGCACGAGATGATCCGCCGCGACGCGAAGAAAGGTCTGGCCACCCTGTGCATCGGTGGCGGTCAGGGTGTGGCGCTGGCCATCGAGCGCAATTAA
- the pnp gene encoding polyribonucleotide nucleotidyltransferase yields the protein MNPVIKQFKFGQSTVTLETGRIARQASGAVLVTVDNDVTVLVTVVGAKTADPSKGFFPLSVHYQEKTYAAGKIPGGFFKREGRPSEKETLTSRLIDRPIRPLFPEGFMNEVQVVCTVVSTSKKTDPDIASMIGTSAALAVSGIPFNGPIGAARVAFHPDTGYLLNPNYEQLKASSLDMVVAGTETAVLMVESEADELTEDQMLGAVLFAHQEFQAVIQAVKEFAAEAGKPTWNWQAPAANTPLLDAIRSQFGEAISQAYTITIKQDRYNRLDELREQVIAALAGEGEGKFAADEVKAAFGEIEYRTVRQNIVDGKPRIDGRDTRTVRPLKIEVGVLDKTHGSALFTRGETQALVVATLGTARDAQLLDTLEGEKKDPFMLHYNFPPFSVGECGRMGGAGRREIGHGRLARRGVAAMLPKDDEFPYTIRVVSEITESNGSSSMASVCGASLALMDAGVPMKAPVAGIAMGLVLEGEKFAVLTDILGDEDHLGDMDFKVAGTAKGVTALQMDIKIQGITEEIMEQALEQALEARLNILGQMNQVISQSRTELSANAPTMLAMKIDQDKIRDVIGKGGATIRAICEETKASIDIEDDGSIKIFGETKDAAEAAKQRVLAITAEAEIGKIYVGKVERIVDFGAFVNILPGKDGLVHISMLSDQRVEKVTDVLKEGQEVKVLVLDVDNRGRIKLSIKDVAAAEASGV from the coding sequence GTGAACCCGGTAATCAAACAGTTCAAGTTCGGTCAATCGACCGTAACCCTCGAGACCGGCCGCATCGCCCGTCAGGCCAGCGGTGCCGTGCTGGTGACCGTCGACAACGACGTCACCGTGCTGGTCACCGTGGTCGGTGCCAAGACCGCCGACCCGAGCAAGGGCTTCTTCCCGCTGTCCGTGCACTACCAGGAAAAGACCTACGCTGCCGGCAAGATTCCTGGCGGTTTCTTCAAGCGTGAAGGCCGTCCGAGCGAGAAGGAAACCCTGACCTCGCGCCTGATCGACCGTCCGATCCGCCCGCTGTTCCCCGAAGGTTTCATGAACGAAGTGCAGGTCGTCTGCACCGTCGTTTCCACCAGCAAGAAGACCGATCCGGACATCGCTTCGATGATCGGTACCTCCGCTGCCCTGGCCGTTTCCGGCATCCCGTTCAACGGCCCGATCGGTGCCGCCCGCGTGGCCTTCCACCCGGACACCGGCTACCTGCTGAACCCGAACTACGAGCAGCTCAAGGCCTCCAGCCTGGACATGGTCGTCGCCGGTACCGAGACCGCCGTGCTGATGGTGGAGTCCGAAGCTGACGAGCTGACCGAAGACCAGATGCTCGGCGCCGTGCTGTTCGCCCACCAGGAATTCCAGGCCGTGATCCAGGCCGTCAAGGAATTCGCTGCCGAAGCTGGCAAGCCGACCTGGAACTGGCAGGCTCCGGCCGCCAATACCCCGCTGCTGGACGCCATCCGCAGCCAGTTCGGCGAGGCCATCAGCCAGGCCTACACCATCACCATCAAGCAGGACCGCTACAACCGTCTGGACGAGCTGCGTGAGCAGGTCATCGCTGCCCTGGCCGGCGAAGGCGAAGGCAAGTTCGCTGCCGACGAGGTCAAGGCCGCTTTCGGTGAGATCGAGTACCGCACCGTGCGCCAGAACATCGTCGACGGCAAGCCGCGTATCGACGGTCGCGACACCCGCACCGTACGCCCGCTGAAGATCGAAGTCGGCGTACTGGACAAGACCCACGGCTCGGCTCTGTTCACCCGTGGCGAAACCCAGGCTCTGGTCGTCGCCACCCTCGGCACCGCCCGCGACGCGCAGCTGCTCGACACCCTGGAAGGCGAGAAGAAAGACCCCTTCATGCTGCACTACAACTTCCCGCCGTTCTCGGTCGGTGAGTGTGGCCGCATGGGTGGCGCCGGTCGCCGCGAAATCGGCCACGGCCGTCTGGCCCGTCGTGGCGTTGCCGCCATGCTGCCGAAGGACGACGAGTTCCCGTACACCATCCGCGTGGTGTCGGAGATCACCGAGTCCAACGGTTCTTCCTCCATGGCTTCGGTCTGCGGTGCCTCCCTGGCCCTGATGGACGCCGGCGTGCCGATGAAGGCGCCGGTTGCCGGTATCGCCATGGGTCTGGTGCTGGAGGGCGAGAAATTCGCCGTTCTGACCGACATCCTCGGTGACGAAGACCACCTGGGCGACATGGACTTCAAGGTAGCCGGTACCGCCAAGGGCGTCACCGCGCTGCAGATGGACATCAAGATCCAGGGCATCACCGAAGAGATCATGGAGCAGGCCCTGGAGCAGGCGCTGGAAGCTCGCCTGAACATCCTCGGTCAGATGAACCAGGTCATTTCCCAGTCGCGCACCGAGCTGTCGGCCAACGCGCCGACCATGCTGGCGATGAAGATCGATCAGGACAAGATCCGCGACGTCATCGGCAAGGGTGGTGCCACCATCCGCGCGATCTGCGAAGAGACCAAGGCTTCGATCGACATCGAAGACGACGGCTCGATCAAGATCTTCGGCGAAACCAAGGATGCCGCCGAGGCTGCCAAGCAGCGCGTGCTGGCCATCACCGCCGAAGCCGAGATCGGCAAGATCTACGTCGGCAAGGTCGAGCGCATCGTCGACTTCGGCGCCTTCGTCAACATCCTGCCGGGCAAGGACGGTCTGGTGCACATCTCCATGCTGAGCGATCAGCGCGTGGAGAAGGTCACCGACGTACTGAAGGAAGGTCAGGAAGTGAAGGTACTGGTACTGGACGTGGACAACCGCGGCCGTATCAAACTGTCGATCAAGGACGTAGCTGCTGCCGAGGCCTCCGGGGTCTAA
- a CDS encoding CsbD family protein — protein MNSDIIKGKWKQLSGRIKERWGNLTDDDLNVADGHSDYLAGKLQERYGWTKEKAQQELRDFSDKL, from the coding sequence ATGAACAGCGACATCATCAAAGGTAAATGGAAGCAGCTCAGTGGCCGCATCAAGGAGCGCTGGGGCAACCTCACCGACGACGATCTGAACGTCGCCGACGGTCACAGCGACTATCTCGCCGGCAAGCTGCAGGAACGCTATGGCTGGACCAAGGAAAAGGCCCAGCAAGAGCTGCGCGATTTCAGCGACAAGCTCTGA
- a CDS encoding DUF2845 domain-containing protein yields MNMRSLLVIPFAALFSTALWADTLRCGSQLVSLGDRKFEVERKCGAPMHQDPIGYTLGSYDRREFMIEEWVYGPSNGMLSILRFEGNRLVAIERRRER; encoded by the coding sequence ATGAACATGCGCAGCCTGCTCGTCATTCCATTCGCAGCCCTGTTCAGCACGGCTCTGTGGGCCGACACCCTGCGCTGCGGCAGCCAGCTGGTCAGCCTGGGGGATCGCAAGTTCGAGGTCGAGCGCAAATGCGGCGCCCCCATGCACCAGGATCCCATCGGTTATACGCTGGGCTCCTACGATCGCCGCGAGTTCATGATCGAAGAGTGGGTCTACGGCCCGAGCAACGGCATGCTCAGCATCCTGCGCTTCGAGGGCAATCGCCTGGTCGCCATCGAGCGGCGGCGCGAACGCTGA
- a CDS encoding BON domain-containing protein, with amino-acid sequence MKQPINRFAAATLTAAVLSLPLASAALAQPTMLAANDTMDSAGQAVSDTWITSKVKSTFIADQNLSGLDIKVETNQGVVSLSGTVATDAERDLAIAKAKEIEGVRDVSADALKAAD; translated from the coding sequence ATGAAACAGCCAATCAACCGTTTTGCCGCTGCCACTCTGACCGCCGCCGTACTGAGCCTGCCGCTCGCCTCGGCCGCGCTTGCCCAGCCGACCATGCTCGCAGCCAACGACACTATGGACAGTGCCGGGCAAGCGGTCTCCGATACCTGGATCACCAGCAAGGTGAAGTCGACCTTCATCGCTGACCAGAATCTGAGCGGGCTGGACATCAAGGTCGAGACCAACCAGGGCGTGGTGTCCCTGTCCGGTACGGTTGCCACCGATGCCGAGCGCGACCTGGCCATCGCCAAGGCCAAGGAAATCGAAGGCGTGCGTGACGTTTCCGCCGATGCCCTGAAAGCGGCTGACTAA
- a CDS encoding DUF2845 domain-containing protein yields MRKLNYLMLLLCLPLAAQASSTYRCGSALVSKTAPTSEVLSKCGEPSSRDFLGYKEVVDAYGFRNEVNVEEWVYGPNNGMYHFLRFEGGRLSEIRSKRGS; encoded by the coding sequence ATGCGCAAACTGAACTACCTGATGTTGCTGCTGTGCCTGCCGCTGGCGGCCCAGGCATCCTCTACCTATCGCTGCGGCAGCGCCCTGGTCAGCAAGACGGCGCCCACCAGCGAAGTGCTGAGCAAGTGTGGAGAGCCTTCCAGCCGCGACTTTCTCGGCTACAAGGAGGTGGTCGATGCCTATGGTTTCCGTAACGAGGTAAACGTCGAGGAATGGGTATACGGGCCGAACAACGGCATGTACCACTTCCTGCGTTTCGAGGGGGGCAGGCTCAGCGAGATACGAAGCAAGCGCGGCTCATGA
- a CDS encoding class I SAM-dependent rRNA methyltransferase — translation MPSLDQALRAALDARQSLLAELHAQGTDCYRLFHGSQEGAPGLTVDRYGPQLLVQSFHQPLQADDLHSITSSVEAHLGHRLLPVYNDRSQGNSRIDRDPALFLASDAALEDQVGHEWGLNYRVRGRHAGQDPLLFLDLRNARGWVKANSAGKSVLNLFAYTCGVGLCAAAGGAREVTNLDFAQGNLAVGRENGELNPELPSMQFIQSDYFPAIRQLADLPITSRRGQKLSSYPRLQPRQFDLVFLDPPAWAKSAFGTVDLLRDYQSLLKPALLATAEGGTLVCCNNLAKVALEDWRQQVLRCAEKLGRPVRDCQVLTPAADFPSTDARPPLKTLILRL, via the coding sequence ATGCCCTCTCTTGACCAGGCGCTGCGCGCCGCCCTCGACGCCCGCCAGAGTCTTCTGGCCGAACTGCATGCCCAGGGCACCGACTGCTACCGACTGTTCCATGGCAGCCAGGAAGGTGCGCCAGGCCTGACCGTCGACCGCTACGGCCCGCAGCTGCTGGTACAGAGCTTTCATCAGCCGTTGCAGGCAGATGATCTGCACAGCATCACCAGCAGCGTCGAAGCCCATCTAGGGCACCGCCTGCTGCCGGTCTACAACGACCGCTCCCAGGGCAACTCGCGCATCGACCGCGATCCGGCGCTATTTCTGGCCAGCGATGCCGCCCTCGAAGACCAGGTCGGCCACGAGTGGGGGCTGAACTACCGCGTGCGCGGCCGCCATGCCGGGCAGGATCCGCTGCTGTTTCTCGATCTGCGCAACGCCCGCGGCTGGGTCAAGGCCAACAGCGCTGGCAAGTCCGTGCTCAACCTGTTCGCCTACACCTGCGGCGTCGGCCTGTGCGCCGCGGCTGGCGGCGCACGCGAGGTGACCAACCTCGACTTCGCTCAGGGCAACCTGGCCGTGGGTCGCGAGAACGGCGAGCTGAATCCCGAATTGCCGAGCATGCAGTTCATTCAATCCGACTACTTCCCGGCCATCCGTCAGCTGGCCGATCTGCCGATCACCAGCCGCCGCGGGCAGAAGCTGTCGAGCTATCCGCGCCTGCAACCACGCCAGTTCGATCTGGTTTTCCTCGACCCGCCGGCCTGGGCCAAGAGCGCCTTCGGCACGGTCGACCTGCTGCGCGACTACCAGAGCCTGCTCAAACCGGCGCTGCTGGCCACCGCAGAAGGCGGCACCCTGGTGTGCTGCAACAACCTGGCGAAGGTGGCGCTGGAGGACTGGCGCCAGCAGGTGCTGCGCTGCGCGGAGAAACTCGGCCGCCCGGTACGCGACTGCCAGGTGCTGACACCCGCCGCCGATTTCCCATCCACGGACGCCAGGCCGCCGCTGAAAACCCTGATCCTGAGGCTCTAG
- the rbfA gene encoding 30S ribosome-binding factor RbfA — translation MAKDYSRTQRIGDQMQRELAVLIQREIKDPRLGLVTITAVDVSRDLSHAKVFITVMGKDDDAEQIKLNLEILGEAAGYLRMLLGKSMKVRTIPQLHFHYDASIRRGAELSALIERAVAEDRKHQDGSEG, via the coding sequence ATGGCCAAAGATTACAGCCGTACCCAGCGTATCGGTGATCAGATGCAGCGCGAGCTGGCAGTGCTGATCCAGCGCGAGATCAAGGACCCGCGCCTGGGTCTGGTAACCATCACTGCGGTCGACGTGAGCCGCGATCTGTCCCACGCCAAGGTGTTCATCACCGTGATGGGCAAGGACGACGATGCCGAGCAGATCAAGCTCAACCTGGAGATTCTCGGCGAGGCGGCCGGTTATCTGCGCATGCTGCTGGGCAAGTCGATGAAGGTGCGCACCATCCCCCAGCTGCACTTCCACTACGACGCCAGCATCCGCCGTGGCGCCGAGCTGTCGGCGCTGATCGAGCGTGCGGTGGCGGAAGACCGCAAGCACCAGGACGGCAGCGAGGGTTGA